The Pseudomonadota bacterium genome includes a region encoding these proteins:
- a CDS encoding acylphosphatase, which translates to MTEQRCWLISGRVQGVFFRESTRREAESLGLTGHAVNLPDGRVEVAARGEGLALDRLEAWLSQGPGMARVEQVVRVDAPPEVNGDRFVTG; encoded by the coding sequence ATGACTGAGCAGCGTTGCTGGCTGATATCCGGGCGCGTGCAGGGCGTGTTCTTTCGCGAGTCGACCCGCCGCGAGGCCGAGTCGCTGGGCCTGACCGGGCATGCTGTCAATCTGCCTGACGGACGCGTCGAGGTGGCTGCCCGGGGCGAGGGCCTGGCGCTGGATCGTCTGGAAGCCTGGCTGTCGCAGGGGCCCGGAATGGCGCGGGTCGAGCAGGTCGTGCGAGTCGATGCCCCGCCTGAGGTCAACGGCGACCGATTCGTGACGGGTTAG
- a CDS encoding TlpA family protein disulfide reductase produces the protein MLGLLLAGSAVHAEIDFALPDLGGDTVRLSDYRGQWVVVNYWATWCKPCRKEIPDLSALDQRREDVQVLGLAFEDTDPAELRQFLEAYPASYPILTVDVYEPPEALGAPRALPTTFLVDPSGTHAETWLGPVTGAMIEAAIDQHD, from the coding sequence ATGTTGGGGCTGCTCCTGGCCGGGTCGGCCGTTCATGCCGAGATCGACTTCGCCCTGCCGGATCTCGGGGGCGATACCGTTCGGCTGTCTGACTATCGCGGACAGTGGGTGGTCGTCAACTACTGGGCGACCTGGTGCAAGCCCTGCCGCAAGGAGATTCCCGATCTATCGGCACTGGACCAGCGGCGCGAGGATGTGCAGGTCCTCGGCCTGGCGTTCGAAGACACCGATCCGGCCGAACTCAGGCAGTTCCTCGAGGCGTATCCGGCAAGCTATCCAATCCTGACGGTCGATGTCTATGAACCGCCGGAAGCGCTGGGCGCGCCGCGTGCGCTGCCGACGACCTTTCTGGTTGACCCATCAGGCACTCATGCCGAAACCTGGCTGGGGCCGGTGACCGGTGCCATGATCGAAGCGGCGATCGATCAACATGACTGA
- a CDS encoding DUF4785 family protein yields MKRFYCIPALMMVSAGAIAGNAQWYSPSAGDLHTAELATGQAVPPSRHTESTALNYAWPLSRMPGDAAIADARVESRQYWVDTTGEALARGIKLPLSAPGAVIRVSALEHGSALTLNPQALELSINGQSVAATEHSGDTSQTELVTGSELQAQGMPVPQDSLAFRLPETGAAGTLHMRLAGAPEHLPLVVHVYEPLSPWTASLSAPRHNYLSGQSLNLELALSDGQNRLPGGSMQALLVSPDADQAWPLEVGQDGFTLHGPIPAEIPDGPGLFEVHAYVNTTYGDTVIRRDLKLALGISTSHARFSESAEVNDRGGLTISLGVEAAVAGRYQVNAEVHGTDALGHLQGLAMVQSAAVLSAGEGRIRLDVPADLLIESGLQPPYEIRNLELLDQGRMQVLESRQRAMKIDTARTITNPPSGSER; encoded by the coding sequence ATGAAACGTTTCTACTGTATTCCAGCACTGATGATGGTCTCGGCCGGCGCCATTGCGGGCAATGCCCAGTGGTATAGCCCGTCGGCTGGCGACCTGCACACCGCCGAGCTGGCCACCGGCCAGGCCGTGCCGCCCAGCCGGCACACCGAATCGACAGCACTCAACTATGCCTGGCCGCTGTCTCGCATGCCGGGCGATGCGGCCATTGCCGACGCCCGCGTCGAGAGCCGGCAATACTGGGTTGACACCACCGGCGAGGCCCTGGCGCGCGGCATCAAGCTGCCACTGAGCGCACCCGGCGCAGTAATCCGCGTATCGGCGCTCGAGCATGGGTCGGCGCTGACGCTCAACCCGCAGGCGCTCGAACTGTCAATCAACGGGCAGTCGGTCGCTGCCACCGAACACAGCGGCGACACTTCGCAGACCGAGCTGGTCACCGGCAGCGAACTGCAGGCACAGGGCATGCCCGTGCCACAGGACAGCCTGGCATTCCGCCTGCCCGAGACCGGCGCGGCCGGAACCTTGCACATGAGGCTCGCCGGCGCACCCGAGCATCTGCCGCTGGTCGTGCACGTGTATGAACCGCTCAGCCCCTGGACGGCGTCTCTTTCTGCACCGCGCCATAATTACCTGTCCGGGCAGTCACTGAACCTGGAACTGGCGCTCAGCGATGGCCAGAACCGCTTGCCCGGAGGCTCGATGCAGGCGCTGCTGGTCAGCCCAGATGCCGATCAGGCATGGCCGCTGGAAGTCGGTCAAGACGGCTTCACCCTGCACGGCCCGATTCCGGCCGAGATTCCTGACGGACCGGGGCTGTTCGAGGTTCATGCCTACGTCAACACGACCTATGGCGATACCGTGATCCGACGCGACCTCAAGCTGGCCCTGGGCATTTCCACCAGCCATGCCCGCTTCAGCGAAAGCGCCGAGGTCAATGACCGTGGCGGGCTGACGATCTCTCTGGGCGTTGAAGCAGCGGTCGCGGGTCGTTATCAGGTCAACGCTGAGGTGCACGGCACCGATGCGCTTGGCCATCTGCAGGGTCTGGCCATGGTTCAGTCTGCCGCGGTACTGAGTGCCGGCGAAGGTCGAATCCGACTCGATGTCCCGGCCGACCTGCTGATCGAATCGGGTCTGCAGCCGCCCTATGAGATCCGCAACCTTGAACTGCTCGACCAGGGGCGCATGCAGGTGCTCGAATCTCGCCAGCGTGCGATGAAGATCGACACTGCCCGAACCATCACCAACCCGCCGTCGGGCAGCGAGCGCTGA
- a CDS encoding virulence factor BrkB family protein codes for MSTDAPTWRDPGRLRAFGRHLWRHFREDRNFEAAAALSYTSLLALVPLMAVMLGVISAFPVFDRWAGELESYIFSNFVPAAGDAVQQHLNEFVERTAGLTGAGTLFLIITAILLMSTIERSLNRIWRVSSARGWSGRLVTYWAVLTLGPLLMGGSLALTSYLAALPLLAPEAVRGALQQISLNLTPFVVALMGFAILFLVVPNRRVLLRHALAGALLSALLFELAKRGFVLYVTHFPTYERLYGALAAVPIFLVWIYVSWVVVLLGASVAAALTTFSYRSSKWQWSPRHELALAVRLLGHFWQAQRRGQPLSTAELMTREPAAASSQLDRLLGVFEGGGYIHADEHGNWLLSADLDALTLGELYRAGSFILPIGELDELPCDSHWDRALRESLRPLEQRGRGVMDQSVKALLRYDIGDAA; via the coding sequence ATGTCAACAGACGCGCCAACCTGGCGAGACCCCGGGCGTCTGCGCGCTTTCGGCCGCCATCTTTGGCGCCATTTTCGTGAGGATCGCAATTTCGAAGCGGCTGCCGCGTTGAGCTATACCAGCCTGCTGGCGCTGGTGCCGCTGATGGCAGTAATGCTGGGTGTCATTTCCGCGTTTCCCGTATTCGACCGCTGGGCCGGCGAACTCGAGAGCTATATTTTCTCAAATTTCGTGCCCGCAGCGGGCGATGCCGTTCAGCAGCATCTCAACGAGTTTGTCGAACGAACCGCCGGACTGACCGGCGCCGGCACCCTGTTTCTGATCATTACTGCCATATTACTGATGTCGACCATCGAGCGCAGCCTCAACCGGATTTGGCGCGTCAGCAGCGCACGCGGTTGGTCCGGGCGGCTGGTGACCTACTGGGCGGTGCTGACGCTCGGACCGCTGCTGATGGGCGGCAGCCTTGCGTTGACGTCCTACCTTGCCGCACTTCCGCTGCTGGCACCCGAAGCGGTGCGCGGTGCGCTGCAGCAGATCTCACTCAACCTGACGCCGTTCGTGGTCGCCCTGATGGGATTCGCGATCCTGTTCCTGGTTGTGCCGAATCGGCGCGTGCTGCTGCGTCACGCCTTGGCCGGCGCGCTGCTCTCGGCACTGCTGTTCGAGCTGGCCAAGCGCGGCTTCGTGCTCTACGTGACCCATTTTCCGACCTATGAGCGGCTGTATGGTGCGCTGGCGGCCGTGCCGATCTTTCTGGTCTGGATCTACGTCTCCTGGGTCGTCGTTCTGCTGGGCGCAAGCGTCGCAGCCGCCCTGACGACTTTCAGCTACCGCAGCAGCAAGTGGCAGTGGTCGCCTCGCCATGAGCTGGCGCTTGCGGTTCGCCTGCTGGGCCATTTCTGGCAGGCCCAGCGCCGCGGTCAGCCGCTGTCGACCGCCGAACTGATGACGCGCGAGCCGGCCGCGGCCAGCAGCCAGCTCGATCGCCTGCTCGGCGTATTCGAGGGTGGCGGCTACATCCACGCCGACGAGCACGGAAACTGGCTGCTGTCGGCCGACCTGGACGCGCTGACTCTGGGGGAACTCTACCGTGCCGGCTCGTTCATACTTCCTATCGGTGAACTTGACGAGCTGCCTTGCGACAGTCACTGGGACCGCGCGTTGCGTGAATCACTGCGACCGCTCGAGCAGCGCGGCCGGGGCGTGATGGATCAGTCGGTCAAGGCGCTGCTCAGATACGATATCGGAGATGCTGCATGA